The stretch of DNA ATAGATTCTTAATTTACTTTCTCTGTAAAGGGATTCTTAGATGGTCAATTTAACCAGCTTCAGCTACTTCAAGATGAAAGTAATCCAAACTTTGTAGTTGAAGTTGTGACTCTCTTCTTTGAGGATGCAGAGAGGCTTCTTAatggaatggaaaaagaatTGTAAGGATAAACACTAATtcaatgtcttttattttttttatgtttattggGGCCAATATTATGTTTCTTTGGGGGGGTACAAATtccttataattaatattaataatgttaattAATCCCAAACAGAGGACATGATAACATTGATTTTAAAAGGGTGGATGCTCTTGTTCACCAGTTGAAAGGTAGCAGCTCCAGGTAACAAGACACTTATATTATAGTTTCTCACCATGCTTAAAAACCTGTTTCTGATGTTCTTTAAAGAAATGAAAGGTGGATTTTTTCACTTACTTGTGTTACTTATATTATTTGTGCTTTTTTCTACAATTTGCATAATTTTGATAAGGTCATTGACTTATTGAAAAACTACAGCATTGGTGCACAGAGAGTTCACAGAGTCTGTATAGCCTTCAGAAACTACTGTGAGGAGAAAAACACTGAAGGG from Cicer arietinum cultivar CDC Frontier isolate Library 1 chromosome 3, Cicar.CDCFrontier_v2.0, whole genome shotgun sequence encodes:
- the LOC101514240 gene encoding histidine-containing phosphotransfer protein 1-like isoform X1, with translation MYSVALLQRQLVEYTSSLFQEGFLDGQFNQLQLLQDESNPNFVVEVVTLFFEDAERLLNGMEKELGHDNIDFKRVDALVHQLKGSSSSIGAQRVHRVCIAFRNYCEEKNTEGCFKSLQEIKQEYTLVKSKFETLFKVRGWNKSFLPQGVQLLDGE
- the LOC101514240 gene encoding histidine-containing phosphotransfer protein 1-like isoform X2; this translates as MYSVALLQRQLVEYTSSLFQEGFLDGQFNQLQLLQDESNPNFVVEVVTLFFEDAERLLNGMEKELGHDNIDFKRVDALVHQLKGSSSSIGAQRVHRVCIAFRNYCEEKNTEGCFKSLQEIKQEYTLVKSKFETLFKMEQKLFAAGGSAPRW